From the Castor canadensis chromosome 9, mCasCan1.hap1v2, whole genome shotgun sequence genome, one window contains:
- the LOC141410803 gene encoding bridge-like lipid transfer protein family member 1, translating into MSNAVGNQESVVQVTKSGHNSLPTGVAPNLPTIPSASDFNTVLSSDQNTLDGTHSQHSTSQDDVAGVEEANQGFPAVQLADAQVVFKPLLSHTGIQSQDAMPSCYRMYFGEHLSFSGALDCLRADIVDSDTVKERKSKRTRR; encoded by the exons ATGTCAAATGCTGTGGGTaatcaagaaagtgtggtacaAGTTACAAAATCAGGACATAATAGTCTTCCAACAG GTGTTGCACCCAATCTTCCTACGATACCCTCAGCCTCAGATTTCAACACTGTCTTGTCCAGTGACCAGAACACTCTGGATGGCACACATTCTCAGCATAGCACTAGTCAGGATGATGTGGCAGGTGTAGAAGAAGCAAACCAAGGATTTCCTGCTGTTCAGCTTGCTGATGCACAG GTTGTTTTTAAACCTCTTCTGAGTCACACAGGGATCCAGTCACAGGATGCAATGCCATCCTGCTACAGAATGTACTTTGGAGAACACCTTTCATTTTCAGGGGCTTTGGACTGCCTCAGGGCAGATATTGTAGATTCAGACACTgtcaaagagagaaaaagcaaaagaacaagaaggtga